Sequence from the Fragaria vesca subsp. vesca linkage group LG4, FraVesHawaii_1.0, whole genome shotgun sequence genome:
TTAAAGCAGTGAATTTTGATTCATGTTGGAATCGTATGATTCAATGGTGTTTTAATAATTTAGTTCAATGTTTGAGGTTGGTTTTGGATTGTTTCTATGGGATCATTCTCTGAAGGTGGATTTGCAGAATGGACATGTATGGACTTCTTTCCTCTATGTTTTCATGTGGAATTGCTGAAGGCTGAAGGTTCAATTATAAGAATGAAACTTTGCATCATAGTTACCCTGAACTTGATATTCTGGGTATGACGCGAATTCCGGAAGAGAAAGAGAGATGAGAGATTGTATGAGATCTTGGCCCTTGAATAAGATTGGACGGCCAAGATTGTTTTATAAGGAAATATTAACAGAGAGATATAAAGAGAGGATCCGGATCCCTCCTCTCACAATGTAACACATTTCTGATGATTAATGAAAAGGTGATCTGACATGTTGGTCAGATTCTCTCGGTCACTACAGACTGTAAGCACACTAATAAAAGAGACTAGACAAAGTATATTTTCTCACCAGACCTCTTCACATATTGCTGTGGCATGATTGGACATCGGTCACTTAATTCGCCTCTTGCCGACACATTGAAGACAACCAGCAAATCCAGCCATGCTCAATCAAGAGGTGCAATTAGCTGCTACTGAAACAGTGTTTCATTTTTTAAATTTTATTTTTGGTGGAAGAGCTCCGTGTCTGCTATAAAATGCATCAACTTGCTATGATATACAATTTGGTGATGGTATGCTTGACTTCCAAGTTGAGAATTTATCTCTGTCGTCACTATCTCAGCATACTTTTCTCTGGTGTTTCTACTCAAAATTTGTCCTTTCCTCTTGCCATCACCGAAAATGAAAGCACCACCTTTGGACCGGTAGGTGCTGCGACAGTTTCCGCCAATAACCGCCGTATGAATCAACGCACCTTTTTGTGGGAATAATCTCTCAACTTTGGGGCCTTGGCAATCGTCTGATGATTCGAGATCTCAAAGACCGATATGTTTTCCAATTCAGGACCGCTTTTTTTTTTGGCGAGAAATTCAGGACCGCATTGGAGATCCCCTTAATTGGTATTGTAAATCTACATCCTTTTAATCTCATGAATATTGGAAAAATGGGAACTGGATTGCTTCAGTAGATTATTGATGGAGAAAACTTGAGACAGGAGGAGCTTATAAAGGATCTGTTGATTCATTCTAGGACCCAACACATGGGTATCAGTAGGAACCATCACCATTTTTTCGACTAAAGCAACACCATTTTCCCGTCCACATTTTATGCATCCAAGCACTAGGCAAAATAATACTGGCAAAATTTTTGTAGTACATGATTTCACTGAGACATTTAATCATTCCATGGATCGCTCTCTGCCCTCACTTCTGATGGTTCAATTACTTGTGTTTCAGAGGCTTCAACAGTGCTTGCATCAGAGTTTGCGGCATCGTCATCTGCTGCCTTTGCCTCTGACTTCTCATCTTCCAGTCTACCCCATCTTCCTCCCAGTGCCATTGCCATCATCTCATATATCTTGTTTCCCAACTCAGCTGGGCTGTCGGGCTATATCATTAATGGTCGAAGAGGTAAGGATCACATTAAGCTAGTTATAATTCTTGACGGTAGAGAAAAGTAAAGGGAGAGTTTGCCCTTACAGTGAATCCACTGGAGATCAATGCTGTGTCAAACAAGAGGGCTACAGCTCTCTTGGCTTCAGTGCTCTCGGGGGAGTTCTTGCAAGCAGCCTGTGGAGGAAGCAACATTTGTCAATCCAGTAATCTATGAAACCCTGTACTTTATTTTCTATGCTTTTCATAGATTTGAAATTTGATTAGGTGGGGACACACCACTACTTCATCAAAAACTAATCAACAAAGTTTTATGAACTTACATTTAGGTCCTTAATGATAGGATGATCTGGGTTAATTTCCAATATTCTTCTGCCCCTCATGAACTCCAAACTTGAAGTATCTCCTAGTGCTTGGGCTTTCATCAATCTGTTGAAGAAAACAAAAATATTAATAATAACATTTTATTAAAATGATTATAGGGAAGGCACCTATCAACAGCACTGGTCTGAATATGTATCATTTAAGGCAAAATCTACCTTTCCATATTAGCAGACCATCCAAACTTGCCCGAAACAAGCACACAGGGAGATGAGCTTAGACGGTTCGAGACTTGGACTTTTGCAACCTGATCACCAAGTTGTTGCTTTATCCAATCACAGAGCAGAGTGTATTCTTGTTTAGTTTCCCTGTCCTTGACCTCATCCTCATCACCTGATATAATAAAAAAGTTACGTGAGAATCATGAGGACGATAATGAGACATATGCCTTAAAACTTTATATAATGAAACAACTCAAACAAATTTCCAATAACATTTTTACATGACGAAGCAAGTGAAATCCAACAGGGGCAAGGTACTGACCAAGTTCTAAATCTTCCTTGCTAATGTCCACAAACTTCTTCTCTTTGTAGGTTTGTAGGTTCTGGATGGCCACTTCATCAATAGGTTCAACTAAATACAAAACCTAAGAAAAAGGATCAACATCAGCACCCTGGGGATAAATATTCACCATAAATAGACAAAAGAATTACAAAAGGTGAATACATCACCTTGTCATATCAACAACTTGCAAATGGGGAATGCTCTACATATTAACATTATTGATCAAAGTTTGCATGATACATACCTCAATATCTTTCTGGACCAACTTTTCCAAGAATGGAGCACTTCTTGCACTTTTCAGACTGTCTGTTGCCAAGTAATAGATGGCCTTCTGGGTCTCAGGCATGTTATCAACATATTCATCTAAACTTGTTAGTTCTTCCTCACTTTTTGAAGTGTAAAACCGTAACAGAGGTGTTATGCGCTTGTGATTTCCAGTGTCCTCAATACAACCCAGCTTGAGAAACCTGCCAAAGTTCTCCCACAGTTTCTTGTAATCCTGGGCACATGTTCAACAACTTTCCAAGTCAAAATAAATTTCAAGCTGGAACGAAAAGATCAAACAAATATATAGCTTCCACCCACCTCTTTATTTTCACTTTCAGAGACTTCTTGAATCATGTCAAATGTTTTCCTAACTAGTCTCTTTCTCATAATTCGTACCTGAAATCAGTAGGCATATAGTATGAACTTACATCATGTTTCCTAATAAAAATCTAAACACATTCTGACAAACAGTATGATTTGGTGATAAAGATAAAAATAGTAGACTTACAATTCGACTTTCTTGAAGAATCTCTCGAGAAACGTTAAGAGGAAGATCGTTCGAATCCACCACACCCTTTACAAAGCTCAGGTATCTTGGAAACTACAAAAAGGATATCTAGGTTTTTTTTTTTTTTTTTTTTTTTTTTAGCAAATAAGCATATAATGTCCATATCATTTACAATATATTTGAAACATATACATTTTATAAAATAAAAAATAGACTATCAAAGACCATCAACGGACATCTTATCATAATCTATTAATGATGGATAAAAAACAATAACCAACAAAAATTTCATATTTCCAACACAAGCAACTGAATGATATACCAATTGTTATTCCATGATTTCCATCAAAACATGGACTTAAATGCTTAACAAAGAACATTATGACCATGAAACAAAAAGAAAGAATCGACTCAATGGATTATCAAATTTGTACAGTTTCTAGTATGGAGAAACTTACTAGTTCACCATCAAAATCATCTGAGATAAAGACCCTCTTCACATACAATCGTATGTTCTTTGTTTTTGGATTTGCTATATCCTCATTGTTCATTGGTGCCATCCCAGGAATATAAAGAACACTCCTGAATTCCACCTCACCCTGCATAGATATCAAAGTAAAAGTTAGCGTCCAAATTGGGCTACAGTTTCTATCTTCCCAACCAAATTTCTGGGGGAGAGAGAGAGAGAGAGAGAGAGAGAGAGAGAGAGAGAGNGAGNGNNGNGNNGAGAGAGAGNGAGAGAGAGAGAGAGAGTCATTTCAGTACCTCAGTGGTGAAGTGAGTGTGAGCAAGTGGATCCAAGAACTCGTTAAATGTTTTCTTGTAGAATTCATTGTACTCATCTTTTTCTACTTCCTTTGAATTTCGCATCTGCAAAAGCAAAACAACGTAAAATGTAAGAGAAGGCAACACATGAACATCAGAAACAGATCATACTGAATCTATATTACATATGGTGAAATAAAAAGTACTATGGAACTCACCCATATAGGCTTTGTTTCGTTGGCTAATTCCCAATCCCAGTACTTCTCAGTTATTGTCTTCTTTTTCTTCTCACCCTGATAAACAAGTACACAAACTTCAATGCAATGTTTTCTAAGAACAAAGATTGCCTACACTTCTGATTGCATGTCAATTACCTCTGGCTTTACTTCTTCACCTTCTTTTGGTTCTTCCTCCTCTTCAACCTGCCAAAAGTTTGAACTTATTAAATACTGGTGGAAAAGCTAATACTCATTTTTATAGTGAACGGGTAATTATGATTTCTATAGAAGAGACTAGACTTCCGGATTATTTTGTAAGGTCAACACAATGAAGACCTTATCAAGAGAGTAACATTTGAATGAGAACCGTTATTCTGATTACCCCTTGAACTAGTAAAGAAGTAAGGATCTAATTATAAGAAAGAAAGAAAAAGTGGAACTAAGGAATCTGCTAAGTTTATAGAAGGGGGAAATGGTTTGTTAAAAGCAGAAAACAAACCTCAACAGTCCTTGATTTTTCTTGCCATGTGTAGATGGGGAAGGAAACAAATTGGGAGTAATTCTTCACCAAACTCTGGATCCTGGCCGGCTCTGAGAACTCATACTTGTCATCCGGCTGCAAGAAGAAATATATACGATGGTCATCCATGCATAAATAAATAGCTGGATACATTTCCATTGCCCAACAAACAACAAAATCACATGCAAAACGACCAAATGTTTGAGAAATGAATAAGGAGTTAAGGTACCTTTAAATACAGTGTGATCTGCGTCCCACGGCTAATCATATTTTCTGGATCAGTTTCTTCCCTAATCACATACGAACTACTCTCAGCAGCTGATTCCCAGACATATTGCTTATCTGACTTTGGGCTTTTTGTAGATACAACTACCTGATTGTGCAATATATGTACAAGGCAATTAGCAAGTGATCAAGACAGTAAGCTCCGCTAGGCATAAAACTAAACAAGTGTGGAAAAGTGAAACCAATATTGCACCTTGTCAGCAACAAGAAAAGCCGAATAGAACCCAACACCAAATTGACCAATCAAACCATTGTCTGCACCAAGATCCTTGTTTTCCTAACAAAACATAAGCACAACAATAAGACTCAAAAAGTTGAGAATAAAGATTCAAAAGCATGAATGAACAAAACCAAGTTTCAGTTAACTGCAAAACAATGTAGTATGAGAGACACCTTCAGAGCCTTCAAGAATTTTGAAGTACCACTCTGAGCAATGGTACCAAGGCAGTCAATGAGTTCCTCTTTCGTCATCCCAATACCAGTATCCCTAAGCATCAGAGAACAACATATCAATCATCTCCGCCACTCCATCAAAAGACAAAATAAACTTCAAGATAAACTTAAAAGTAAAAGCGCTTAGAAAAAACATACGATATAGTGATAGTCCCATTCTCTGGGTCAGGCTTGATGCGTATCTGTAGCTCTCCAGCATCTCCAAGCAGAGAGGGCTCAGTCACACTCAAAAATCTCAACTTGTCCAAAGCATCACTTGCATTACTACAACATAATAACAAAACAAAATAAACATATAAACACAGAACAGAATGCCCATATTATTCTATTCCAATTCTAAATATACCCCGAATTATCGAGGCCTACTCATATTCAGCTTACCTAACAAGCTCCCTAAGGAACACCTCCTTGTGGCTGTAGAGACTGTGCACTATCAAATCCATTAGCCGACTGACCTGCAATCAGTTCCAAAGTCCTCAACTTTCAGTTCACAAACCAAAACCCAACTCCAAAAATGAAAACCACAAACACTCCAAGCTACTAACAAAGCAAAAACCCCATAACTCAGAAACCCAAACAACACCACAATTCACATAAAACCCTTGCAATTTATAATGAAAATGAATACTATAAACAGTAAAGACCCAAACTTTAAACTCAATGCATCCATTTTGACTACCCCATATAACACTAACCCCACAAATCATCTAAAGCTTTACAAATTTCATAACCCAATTCAACCAGAACCCAAAAAGAACCAAACTTTAGTACAAACAGATAGAAACCCACCTCGGCTTGGTACTCGAATTCCTCGCCGGGCGCATCGGCGACCTCTTTGTCGGCCACCGCCGCATCACAGCGAACAGTGACTTGTCTCTTGTTGGTCTCAAGCCTCCATTTCAATCCACCACAAGTGAAGCCCTTTCTGAGCCCATTTTGGGGCACAAAGGCAGTTCTGAGGTTGAAGGCCTTGTTGGGGTTTCTGAGTGAGAAGGAAGGAATTGAAGCAAGAGAGGCTGTGGATAAGCTTCTGCTCAGAACAGGAGCCATTGAGCCCTAAACTCTAGAAAGTGTTTGTTGGGTTTGGCACTCTGCTCGTGTAAAAACCCTTGTGACTTTTTGCGAGGGTTTTAGCACTTTTTTAAGTAGGGGAGAAGGAGGGTTCTAGAACGAAGAAAACAATGGAGTTTTGTTTGGACTCGTGAGCTTTGTTGTGGGGGATTGTAAGGCCTAGATGCTGCCATATCAGCAATCCGCAACCGCGCAATATCCTCTTCATTTTTCTTTTTTCTTTTTATATATATTGTATTACCAAATATGAGCAAAAATTGTTTAGGTGAGCTATAGCTGTTGTGTTAACAACTTAACATTAAGGTGCCAATGTTGATAGAACACTAGTTAGTTGCACCAGATTCTTGGTTTCAGTCATGCGTATATTGTTCTTTGTTATTTGGCCGGCAAATATGGCCTCAACAGGTGAAGTTTATTTTTATTTTTACTTAATTTAGCAAGTTGAAAGTTTGAGTTATGTTGGATGTGTTTTCTTGAGTTTAAACTCGACTCAACTTGAGTTTGGAATGAGTATGAGTTAGGTTATAGTTGAGTCGAGCCTCATCTGGCTCAAATAAATAATTATACATAAGTAATTGAAGCATAATACGGATGATATGAGTTGAATGTTCAACAAATAACCATGTGTTTTACACTTTTACTATCATGAAATTAAAAACATTTTTCGACTAAGCTTAATATTGATCACATAAAAACACAAGTTGAACTTAAATTATATGTATACTGAACTTAAAGATCAAAGAACACAAAGAAGACCCAAATGAGGCGTGGGGTATGATATATATTATTACCAGTTGATAAATAAATCATGGAAGAAGGGGCTTCTCCAATACCAAAAGGAAAAGTAAAATCTTGGGTAAAAGTCATTCCCTTGAGCCAAACTTCACATCAACCAAACATGCATGGTATCTAAGAAATTATGTTCACTCTCAATCTTTCTGTCAAACCTCAAGCATCGAAATTTTCGAAAGCTGCTGGCTTCATACAATCAACATTGCACAATCCAACTGATCTCACCATATCTCCCAAGCTGCATAGTTCGCAAAACAATGACATCAACATTTCAACAATCAGAAAATTCACAGAGAATATTGTAATGGAAATGGAAAGATCGAGTACCGGTCGAAGCTGTTTCTTGCTCTATCCGAGTCTGTGCTATTCCTTGCCTTCCCAGATCGATCCACACTTTGTTTTCTCCCCGATTTTTCTCTACTATAAGTACTGCTTCTTGACCACGGTTTCTCTCTATTCTCTGTGCTCCTTCTTGATTTTTCTCTCAGCTGCCCGGTGCTCCACCTAGCCTTGTCCCTCTTTCCACTGCTTGATCTTGCCTTTTTGCTGTCATCTATTGTCTTGAGAGGACTCAGCTCAGTTAGATTCCGGTGTCGTGGTAGCTTCTCAACGGCAGATATGAACTTCCTGAGATGCCTCAAGTACTCTGGATAGAGTTCCAGGTTACTATGGTTACCTCCTTTAAGCCACAAAGGTTCATACTTGTCTTTGCTAAGCTCCCACAGCTGCTTACCATGGGAGATATCCACCACATCATCTTCAGTTCCCTAGCAAAATTTAACAACACATGCCAGCTAGTTCAAATACATGAACAAAAGCATTGCTTACTTTCAGAATAAGCAACACAATGCACCTTAAATACTAATAGTCGATTATTATATGTAGCATACAAGAAGAACAAAAGGAAATCAGTTGATGAAGGCTTACATGAATCACCAAAACCGGGCTATTGACGAGTGGCATTTTATCAATATTCTGCAACAGATGCAAAGCAAACACTTTCAATAACAGATTATATAACTCCAACAACTAAAAAATGTGTTCTTGTTCAATCAAAAGTTAGGGGAAAACCTTGTAAATGTCAAACCAGAATGTTTTCTTAACAGGGTACATTACTCGAAGACCAGAAAGTATTGGACTGTGAAGAACCACAGCTCTCAGATTAGGCAAACGAGCAGCCAAATCCAAAGTAGGTCCACTTCCAACTGACTGTCCGTACAATATGACATCTTCCTCCTTTACACCATAGGTTTCTTCAAGGCATTTATATGCAGCCTCTATGTCTGCATATGTGTCCTGCTCACTTGGCTAATGCAATGGACAAAGATATGTTACTATATTGAATCAAATTGTTGAAAAGTGAATTTAAGACCAAGGAAACAATGTTGTGGAAAATGATCATGATCGATTTTAGTTCAAGTGTCCTTAGTTTTTAACATGTTCCATGGTAGAGTTTAAGTTCAAGTTTCATTAGTTTTTGACATGTTCCATGGTAGAGTTTATCATTACAATCTCATGTCACGTATCTTAAAAGCACCAAAGGGACGCAAATTAAACAGACGCAAAACTATGCTAGCATGAAAACAATACATATTAAACCGACCATAAGATCGTATACATTGGCACAAGAGACATGAATTTTAATTCAACAGAAAGCCAATGAAGAAAATATATCTGCTTATGAACTTCGGAACATCATATGGTAGTCTTCATCAGATTATTTTTTCAAACCCCTAATTTGTTCTACACCTATAGCAATCCCAACAATATGTACTGTAAACATTCTATGAAAAATAGAAGTAAAAAATCATTTCTCTCTCATTTGACAAACAGTATCCAATTTAGTAAAACATTGAGGCATGCTCATAGAATGGATTTGAGCCAACTGATCTCACAAGAAAATTATACCTTTCCAGAAGATTGTCCGTAACCAGAATAGTCATACCTGCAAAGCAAACCAAATTAACCTATCACGTCCATAGCTCATAATACTTATAAAAATGAACATGGAAACTCAAACAGATAAACTGACCCCATTAGATTAACACCCAGATAAACACTAAGCTCACTGAAAACGTGGTACATCTGGCCAATATCAGCAGCATTTCCATGAGAGTAGAGCATAGTGAGTGAAGCAGATGGATTTTTGATAAACAAGGCAACAATCTCATTCCCTTTCTTGGTGTTGATCGTCATAACGTCCACATCTTCTCTGGGATGAACATCAGAGATCCTCATCTTCCCAGTAGGTTCTTCGACGAATATGTTATATGATGGAGGATCTGGTGGAAAAAATGCAAACTTTGCAGCCATAGACGATGTTGCAGACCCCATTTTGATTTGATCGGGGGAGATTTGAAAGATTGGTTTAGAAGGTGACTATGAGTTTTGTTGCATGGTAAAGTAGGGATTTTGTTTCAAGTGGAAGCATGGGAAATCAGAATTGAAGTTTAAGCTAGCTAGCTAGGTTTATATTTCATTGGGATTGATAGAGATCGAGGCAGAGATAAAAGCTTGGAAATTAAGGACATGAGGAAGATACATAGAGAGAGATATTTGAACTCCGGAAGGAATTCTTGTCGGACAAGAGTGAATTAAGTCTTCATTCCTTCTTTTGAATTTTAGTATTTATTTTACTATATATTTTCCAATTTTTTTTCATTGTGGATATGGACTTGACTTCTCTGTTTAGAAACGAGTTCACACAGTAAAATCTGACCATAAATATTTAGATTACAATTGAATAGAGCATAATTGGTGGATCAGACACAAAATCATTAGCAAAATAAAAGTAATATAACTTTCCAGAAATGAAATAATAATTAAATTATTTGTAAATCAATTGTCATAAACCCTAAACAAAGCCACGCCATAACTGATGGATATTGTGTGATCGACTAGCTATCTTTGAATTAAATGGGAAATCTTGAATCAAGGAAAATATATTTGGTAGTTTAATTTCAAAGTTATGCTTCGTTAACTTTTCTTTTTTGGTATAAGTCATTAGAATTACGATATATATCATTGACTACCGACAGTAATAAGTTAGTTGTGAAGCAAATGCTAACAAAAAAACTAGTATATGCGTTCATAAAATTTAAATATAGTTTGAATGTCATCACTCTAATAGTGACTTTGCATTCCATCGAGCTAGTGAGACTTAAAAATGATAGAGGTGCATGCAAAAAGTAGAAGATGAATGATGAATTTGTGGGGATGAAGCAATAAGTAAAAGAAGATGAATGAGTGCTGGGTGGGGGGATGAGTTATATAAAAGGGAGAGGGAACATTATTGTATATTGGACTATATCACTTGCTAACAATTCATTTAGTTTTGAATCTTCAACACTAACGCAAATGTGCATGCTTCTTCTTCGATGCTCGAAACTCGATCAAATCCTCATCTAATTATGTGGCTTAATTAAGCTTTTCTTCCTCCTAAAGCTCGATCAATCCTAGCTCAATCAATCAGGTTTGTAGCTCCAGCTAGCCTTTGAGAGTTTGAGTGACAAAATACGCACAAAAGAAACTATGATATGCAAGTAAAGCAGGGTAGTGACTAGTGAGAGTAGACTAATATAACGTCACTTGCATTTTCGGAAAACAAACACAAAAGTGAGGACGACCCAAAATATAGGTCGACATTACAAGACACTAGCAAAACAGATAAAACAACAGAAGCTCTACGTGTTCGAGCCTTTGTCCCGTCGCAAGGGAGGGAAGACCAAGTGATTGCCAAGGACATGCATGTCCCGTCGCCACCACAAGCCGTCGGTGTTTCGAGCCTTGTGGTGGCATGATATCACTAAACCTGCCAACAAGAGAGAGAGACAACCAGATCCTGATTTGAGAATAGTTCCGTTCGAATATGAAAAATCTCATTCAAGCTAAAACTTGGAAAGCTTCCCCCGATCCCGTAATATGGCTAAGCAATTTCAACCTGCTTAGCATCTTCAACCTTTATCAAGTGTTCAACATCATAACCAAAATTATCCCTTGAAATATCCTTTATGAATTTCCCTACTCTATCTTTACATGCATGCATCAGTATTGACTACATTTAATGTGTCCTTGATCATTTCAAAACCAAATACAATTGTATTCGTTACCTACATTGAATCTATATATGATTAATTGACAACCTTGCTACAGATATATGTCATCGATCTCTTGATGATTAGATTTGCTGAATCCGAATCCCTTCGTTCGGGCTCGAACAGTCTCATACGGTATCCGCACCACATTATCAAACCACAATTCCGGGTAAGGTCGATCTCCACCATTCTACACCTTTCTTCTTGCTCCTCTGGATTTTTTTTAATTTGGTTATTTGTTAATATATCTGCTGATCTAATTAGAGGATATGGGGGTTTCATTCGTACATCTATCTGAACTTTTGGTAAAAGAAATAATATGGATCGTTGTCGAAGCCTTAGTACGTATGATGGCATTTGATTGTTTGAAATTTAATTATGTCCGAGAGTGCATAAACAATGTGAATATAAACCAGCAAAAGAAGAAAGGCACAGAACTAATGAATCTGTGGCCGCACATGAATGTGGATACACGAACAATGGGATGAACCACCGCAACACTGCACAAAGTTCGACCTAATTTATATGAAGAAACATACTTAGACGAGGTGGTTTAAAACAAATGAGCTACACTGTAGACGAGGGACACCCACTGAAAG
This genomic interval carries:
- the LOC101295800 gene encoding uncharacterized protein LOC101295800, which encodes MIRDLKDRYVFQFRTAFFFGEKFRTALEIPLIEASTVLASEFAASSSAAFASDFSSSSLPHLPPSAIAIISYILFPNSAGLSGYIINGRRGKDHIKLVIILDGREK
- the LOC101295509 gene encoding heat shock protein HSP 90-alpha 1-like — encoded protein: MAPVLSRSLSTASLASIPSFSLRNPNKAFNLRTAFVPQNGLRKGFTCGGLKWRLETNKRQVTVRCDAAVADKEVADAPGEEFEYQAEVSRLMDLIVHSLYSHKEVFLRELVSNASDALDKLRFLSVTEPSLLGDAGELQIRIKPDPENGTITISDTGIGMTKEELIDCLGTIAQSGTSKFLKALKENKDLGADNGLIGQFGVGFYSAFLVADKVVVSTKSPKSDKQYVWESAAESSSYVIREETDPENMISRGTQITLYLKPDDKYEFSEPARIQSLVKNYSQFVSFPIYTWQEKSRTVEVEEEEEPKEGEEVKPEGEKKKKTITEKYWDWELANETKPIWMRNSKEVEKDEYNEFYKKTFNEFLDPLAHTHFTTEGEVEFRSVLYIPGMAPMNNEDIANPKTKNIRLYVKRVFISDDFDGELFPRYLSFVKGVVDSNDLPLNVSREILQESRIVRIMRKRLVRKTFDMIQEVSESENKEDYKKLWENFGRFLKLGCIEDTGNHKRITPLLRFYTSKSEEELTSLDEYVDNMPETQKAIYYLATDSLKSARSAPFLEKLVQKDIEVLYLVEPIDEVAIQNLQTYKEKKFVDISKEDLELGDEDEVKDRETKQEYTLLCDWIKQQLGDQVAKVQVSNRLSSSPCVLVSGKFGWSANMERLMKAQALGDTSSLEFMRGRRILEINPDHPIIKDLNAACKNSPESTEAKRAVALLFDTALISSGFTPDSPAELGNKIYEMMAMALGGRWGRLEDEKSEAKAADDDAANSDASTVEASETQVIEPSEVRAESDPWND
- the LOC101299085 gene encoding abhydrolase domain-containing protein FAM108B1-like, with translation MGSATSSMAAKFAFFPPDPPSYNIFVEEPTGKMRISDVHPREDVDVMTINTKKGNEIVALFIKNPSASLTMLYSHGNAADIGQMYHVFSELSVYLGVNLMGYDYSGYGQSSGKPSEQDTYADIEAAYKCLEETYGVKEEDVILYGQSVGSGPTLDLAARLPNLRAVVLHSPILSGLRVMYPVKKTFWFDIYKNIDKMPLVNSPVLVIHGTEDDVVDISHGKQLWELSKDKYEPLWLKGGNHSNLELYPEYLRHLRKFISAVEKLPRHRNLTELSPLKTIDDSKKARSSSGKRDKARWSTGQLREKSRRSTENREKPWSRSSTYSREKSGRKQSVDRSGKARNSTDSDRARNSFDRLGDMVRSVGLCNVDCMKPAAFENFDA